In the genome of Calditrichota bacterium, the window TTCTGAAAGTCTCAATGATTATGGCAAATGGATGTATTTTACCGGTAGCCGGTCTGTTGCGGATCAGTTTTTTAATGATGCTGCTGATTTCCCGGAAATTGAAATTTCGGAGTCTGCCCAATATAATGGAAGTACAATAGTAGAATTTGAAACCAAAGTTAATAGCGAGTCATTTTATTATATTTCTGTGGATTCAATTCTGCAAACCGGTGGTTTAGCCTCCATATCAACAAACAGCGATAATCCGGATATCCGCTTAAATCATTTTAATTCTGAAAACATGAATAGTTTCTCAGTTTCATCCGGTGTAAACCAGCCACTTGTTTTGGATTTTATTCCTCAGGATATAGCATTTCTTGTTTCCAACAGCCGCGATACATCAGTAACTGCAAACTTTACTTTTATCCCGGATTCAACCATTAAACCCCCTGATGGATCTAAAGTGGTGTTTGGCCCAAACCCGGCAAAGGTGGAAATTGGGGTTAGTTATTTTTACGCGGTGCCGGCCAATGCTAAAATATCTATTTTTGATTTGAACCAACATCCCGTGCAAACCCTGAAAAATGAAAGCTCAGAAAAAATAACCCTTCCCTGGGATTTGCGTGATAAAAATGATAAACCGTTAAGCAGCGGAATTTATTACTTTGTGGTTGTCTCTGACGATAAAAAACAGGTTGGTAAAATAGCGGTTGTTCGATGATAAAAAGATTTTCAACTACTTTTTTTTTAATTATAAGTATTAGTCAGGCAATTTTTGCCCAGAGCCAGAATTGGGTAAAAGAAAGTATTGACCTTACCATAAACACCAAATTCAGCCAGGCAGAAACCTTGCTAACCAACCGCATTCAAAATGGTGATTCCTCGCTTGCTGTGCATTTTTACTATGCTTCAGTTCTCAACTCCAAAATGACCCATTTTGAAAACACCGAAGAAAACCAATCCTTTTACGATGCCCTACAATTTGTGATAAACAAAGGTGAAGCCAAACTTGAGCGCAAAGATTTACAAGAAAAGCAAAAAGCCAAAACAGAATTTTATGTTGGTAGCGCTTATGGCTATCTGGCTTTTTACCAGGGACAAATTGGTGAATGGTTAAGCGCAGTAAAAAACGGCAGCCGCTCGGCCGATTATCTGGAGCAGGCCATAGAAACCGATAGCACAATTTGGGATGCATATCTTGGTTTGGGTGCCTACAAATATTGGCTCAGCACAAAAATAGACTGGATCCCGTTTATCCCTGATCAAAGGGAAGAGGGCATTGCTTTGATCCGTAAAACCATTGAGCATGACTCGTACAGTAAATATTTAGCGATGCACCAGCTCATTTATATTCTGCTGGATTTTGGGGAATTCGATCAGGCTGAGGAACTGACGATTAATATTATCGAGGAATATCCGCAAAGTGTTTTTATGCGCTGGGCACACTCCCATGTTTTTATGAAGAAAAAAGATTTTCCCAAGGCAATTGCATCTTATAAAGCTTTGTTGGAATTAATTGACTTCGATCCGCAAGCCAATCCAAACCATAAAATTACTTGCTTGGGCAGATTGGCAGATATGTATTCCCGGGCAGATAGTTGTGACCAGGCAATCAAGGTTGTGCAAGACTTGAATTCAACTAACAATAACAAATTGGTTGATCAAAATGAAGAAGTGCAGAGACTTTTAAGAGAAGTCTCTGAGCGCTGCGGGGAAAAGGATTTGAATAATTAAAGACTGAAAGATTGAAATAATCTGAATATTAGTCAAAAGAAAGAATCTTCCAGATTATGATTCTTACAATCTTAAAGTCCAGCATCTTAGACTCAATAAATCATCTTGCTTTAAAAGATCGATCATTTTAAATTGCCCATCTCAATTTTTTAGGGTGCTTTAAAAAACCAGCGATAAAAAGAACGGCATCGTAAAAAAATCATCAAATTCAGATTAAAAAAAGTGAATATCAGAAAAGTATGGGCAAAATAATTGCTATTACAAATCAAAAGGGCGGTGTAGGAAAAACGACTACGGCTATTAATCTGGCCAGTTGTATTGCCATCGCAGAACGCTCCACCTTATTAATCGATATGGATCCGCAGGCAAATGCAACAAGCGGGGTCGGTGTAAATCCTGAAGACAATGAAGTCACATCTTACGAAGTTTTGGTTGGTGATCAGGATGCCTCAAATGCGACAATGAAAACGGTCGTTCCAAACCTGGATTTAATTCCATCGCATATTCGTCTTGTTGGTGCCGAGGTAGAGCTTGTATCTAAATCCGGAAGGGAATACAAATTGAAACATTCCCTGGCCGAGTTAAAAGAAAAATATGATTATATTTTTATTGATTGCCCGCCATCTCTTAGTTTATTGACATTAAATGCACTTACAGCAGCGGATTCTGTTTTGATTCCCATTCAATGTGAATATTACGCCTTGGAGGGTCTTTCTCAATTGCTGAATACTGTACATCTTGTGCAAAAAAACCTAAATAAATCGCTGCAAATTGAGGGTGTTGTTTTAACGATGTACGACAACCGTTTAAATTTATGTAACCAGGTTGCCCACGAAGTACGCGACTATTTTAAAGAAAAGGTGTATAAAACTGCCATTAGCAGAAATGTGCGTCTTGGAGAAGCACCAAGTTTTGGTAAGCCGGTTA includes:
- a CDS encoding ParA family protein, which codes for MGKIIAITNQKGGVGKTTTAINLASCIAIAERSTLLIDMDPQANATSGVGVNPEDNEVTSYEVLVGDQDASNATMKTVVPNLDLIPSHIRLVGAEVELVSKSGREYKLKHSLAELKEKYDYIFIDCPPSLSLLTLNALTAADSVLIPIQCEYYALEGLSQLLNTVHLVQKNLNKSLQIEGVVLTMYDNRLNLCNQVAHEVRDYFKEKVYKTAISRNVRLGEAPSFGKPVIMYDAVCIGSQNYMNLAEEVLGEKNK